In Halobacteriovorax marinus SJ, the following proteins share a genomic window:
- a CDS encoding DedA family protein, which yields MEMILEYIQANVAIAPYLIFGLLFLAGFNLPVSEDIMLFVSALIASKNPEYTYQLFAAVFLGAYVSDLICYGFMGRFLGNKIFKLKFFASIASPEKIEKVNNFYNKYGIMTLLIGRFIPFGVRNALFLTAGLGKMNAWKFAISDLIACTISCVSFFALYYNYGETVIEYVKKGNIILFSIALIGVVIFFIKKKKDQKALNSL from the coding sequence ATGGAAATGATTCTTGAGTATATACAGGCCAACGTGGCCATTGCTCCATACTTAATTTTTGGACTGCTCTTCCTTGCTGGTTTTAATCTTCCAGTCTCAGAAGATATTATGCTCTTTGTCTCTGCTCTTATTGCTTCAAAGAATCCAGAGTATACTTACCAACTCTTTGCTGCTGTTTTTCTAGGCGCCTATGTTAGTGATCTCATTTGCTACGGCTTTATGGGTAGATTTCTTGGTAATAAAATATTTAAACTCAAATTCTTTGCCTCTATAGCCTCCCCTGAGAAAATAGAGAAAGTTAATAACTTCTACAATAAGTACGGAATTATGACTCTTCTCATTGGTCGCTTTATTCCCTTCGGCGTGAGAAACGCTCTCTTTCTAACTGCTGGGCTTGGAAAGATGAATGCGTGGAAATTTGCAATTAGTGATCTTATCGCTTGTACTATTTCGTGCGTAAGCTTCTTTGCTCTCTATTATAATTATGGTGAGACAGTTATCGAGTACGTGAAAAAAGGAAATATCATTCTCTTTTCCATCGCACTTATTGGGGTCGTTATCTTCTTTATCAAGAAGAAAAAGGATCAAAAAGCACTTAACTCTCTATAA
- a CDS encoding peroxiredoxin yields MTTETVYPTSLVGKEAPEFKGQAVVNGEIKEIALSDFKGKWKVLFFYPLDFTFVCPTEITAFSDKIQMFKDLNCEVIGCSVDSEFSHLAWTQQPRNKGGLGEIAYPLLSDLTKEVARSYGVLMDDAVAFRGTFVIDDNNVVQHCSINNLSVGRNVEEIARLVDGYQYTAKHGEVCPAGWNNGADTMKPDPTGSQEYFNKL; encoded by the coding sequence ATGACTACAGAAACTGTTTATCCAACTTCACTTGTTGGTAAAGAAGCACCAGAATTCAAAGGTCAAGCTGTTGTAAACGGTGAGATCAAAGAAATCGCACTTTCAGACTTCAAAGGTAAGTGGAAAGTTCTTTTCTTCTACCCACTAGATTTCACATTTGTTTGTCCTACAGAAATCACTGCATTCTCTGACAAGATTCAAATGTTCAAAGACCTTAACTGTGAAGTTATTGGTTGTTCAGTTGATTCTGAATTCTCTCACCTTGCTTGGACTCAACAACCAAGAAACAAGGGTGGACTTGGAGAAATTGCTTACCCACTTCTTTCTGACTTAACTAAAGAAGTAGCTAGAAGCTACGGTGTATTAATGGATGACGCTGTTGCATTCCGTGGAACATTCGTTATTGATGATAACAATGTTGTACAACACTGTTCAATCAACAACCTATCTGTTGGTAGAAACGTTGAAGAAATCGCTCGTCTAGTAGACGGTTACCAATATACAGCTAAGCACGGAGAAGTTTGTCCAGCTGGTTGGAATAACGGTGCAGATACTATGAAGCCAGATCCAACAGGATCTCAAGAGTACTTCAACAAGTTATAA
- a CDS encoding PhoH family protein — protein sequence MKKTFVLDTNVILFDPTAIFQFADNNVFIPLVVVEEVDRFKKDQNENGRNARHFSRLVDDLRKQGSLTKGVSLDNGGQLIITVDKKVKDKYDKVIDLKVNDNLILSSALALKEEGEDVILITKDINLRLKADILGVDAEDYGKKNISLDEIYHGHRVLEVDASELSEFEKNRHLPFEDADEQEIYPNEYLILQEKGNERKRALGRYSLSKKGIVPLIPMREGIWGIYPKNMEQQFALDALLNDDVKLVTLVGKAGTGKTLLAIAAGLEMTINQEKYSRLLVSRPVQPMGKDLGFLPGDVNEKLAPWMQPIFDNMDFLFNQHKGGNSSYDDLIEHGLLHVEPLTYIRGRSIPGQYLIVDEAQNLSPHEVKTIITRAGEGTKIILTGDPQQIDSPYLDEINNGLSYCVERLKVEDIVAHTTLKVGERSALSEVASKLL from the coding sequence TTGAAAAAGACTTTTGTCCTAGACACTAATGTTATCCTATTTGATCCAACTGCAATTTTTCAATTTGCAGACAATAATGTCTTTATCCCGCTAGTAGTTGTTGAAGAAGTAGACAGATTTAAAAAAGATCAAAATGAGAATGGTCGAAACGCGAGACACTTCTCAAGATTAGTAGATGACTTAAGAAAGCAAGGCTCTCTAACTAAAGGGGTTTCCCTAGATAATGGTGGTCAATTAATCATTACCGTCGATAAGAAAGTTAAAGATAAGTACGATAAAGTTATTGATCTAAAAGTGAATGACAACCTCATCCTCTCTTCGGCGCTAGCGCTTAAGGAAGAAGGTGAAGATGTTATCCTCATTACAAAAGATATTAACCTAAGGTTAAAAGCAGATATTTTAGGAGTTGATGCTGAGGACTACGGTAAGAAGAATATTTCATTAGATGAGATTTACCATGGTCATAGAGTTTTAGAGGTTGATGCTTCTGAGCTATCTGAGTTTGAAAAGAATCGTCACCTTCCTTTTGAAGATGCTGATGAACAAGAGATTTATCCAAATGAATATCTCATTCTTCAAGAAAAGGGGAATGAGAGAAAGCGCGCTCTAGGAAGATATTCTCTCTCTAAGAAGGGGATTGTTCCTCTTATCCCAATGAGAGAAGGTATTTGGGGAATTTATCCAAAGAATATGGAGCAACAATTTGCTCTAGATGCACTATTAAATGATGATGTTAAATTGGTTACTCTAGTAGGTAAGGCCGGAACGGGAAAGACCCTTTTAGCAATTGCCGCTGGCCTTGAAATGACTATTAATCAAGAGAAGTACTCAAGGCTACTCGTATCGAGACCAGTACAACCAATGGGAAAAGATCTTGGTTTCCTACCTGGTGATGTAAATGAAAAGCTTGCACCATGGATGCAGCCAATTTTTGATAATATGGACTTTCTCTTTAATCAGCACAAGGGTGGTAACTCTTCTTATGATGATCTTATTGAGCATGGATTATTACACGTTGAGCCTCTAACATATATTAGAGGTCGTTCAATTCCTGGACAGTACTTAATAGTTGATGAGGCACAAAACCTTTCACCTCATGAAGTAAAAACAATTATTACAAGAGCAGGTGAGGGAACAAAAATCATCTTAACTGGTGACCCTCAGCAGATTGATAGTCCATACCTAGATGAAATCAACAATGGGCTTTCTTACTGTGTTGAGAGATTAAAAGTTGAAGATATTGTCGCTCACACGACGTTAAAAGTTGGTGAGAGATCAGCGCTTTCTGAGGTTGCAAGTAAGCTTCTATAG
- a CDS encoding ATP-dependent Clp protease proteolytic subunit: MSNPKMHIPNPIVIEQTARGERQYDIYSRLLLDRIVFLGTQVNDTVANLIMAQMLFLETDDPDAPIHFYINSPGGSVYAGLGIYDVMQYISCPVHTYCVGLAASMGSLLLTAGAEGHRYSMPHSRIMIHQPLGGAQGQCSDIQIQAKEIQDLKDQLNGIYIKHSAKEMSMDKIVAATDRDNYLSPTEAIELGIIDHIIEKKK, from the coding sequence ATGAGTAATCCCAAAATGCACATTCCAAATCCAATTGTTATCGAACAAACGGCGCGTGGGGAAAGACAATACGATATTTATTCAAGACTATTATTAGATAGAATTGTTTTCTTAGGAACGCAGGTGAATGATACTGTGGCCAATTTAATTATGGCCCAAATGTTATTTTTAGAAACTGACGATCCAGATGCACCAATTCACTTTTATATTAATAGTCCAGGTGGATCTGTATATGCTGGTCTTGGGATTTACGATGTAATGCAATACATCTCTTGTCCTGTTCATACTTATTGTGTAGGTCTTGCTGCTTCAATGGGGTCACTACTTCTGACTGCTGGAGCCGAGGGACATAGATACTCTATGCCGCACTCTAGAATTATGATTCACCAACCACTTGGTGGAGCTCAAGGACAATGTTCTGATATTCAAATTCAAGCAAAAGAAATTCAAGATTTAAAAGACCAGTTAAATGGTATTTATATTAAGCACTCAGCTAAAGAGATGAGTATGGATAAGATTGTTGCAGCAACGGATAGAGATAACTACCTCTCTCCAACTGAAGCAA